A single region of the Paraburkholderia sprentiae WSM5005 genome encodes:
- a CDS encoding DUF1656 domain-containing protein: MPRDIAVLDAYVPAIVLLFIAGAALTWLLDRVIAYTGLYRVVWHPSLFRASLLVSVCGLLGLAVYR, translated from the coding sequence ATGCCGCGTGATATCGCCGTGCTCGATGCGTATGTGCCGGCCATTGTGCTGCTGTTCATCGCAGGCGCCGCGCTGACCTGGCTGCTGGATCGCGTGATCGCCTATACCGGCCTCTATCGCGTGGTGTGGCATCCCTCCCTGTTCCGGGCCAGCTTGCTCGTGTCTGTGTGCGGCCTTCTCGGCCTCGCCGTTTATCGTTGA
- a CDS encoding efflux RND transporter periplasmic adaptor subunit: MTIRNLVGFIATAVIFIVAILIGRVLWVHYMDEPWTRDGRVRAEIVNVAPDVSGAIVALPVKDNQFVKRGDLLMQIDPSHYQIAVEQAQAAVAARKAELQMKRDDAQRRADMDSQVVSKESRENATHTASAADAAYQQALAALDAAKLNLARTRVVSPVDGYVTNLSVFRGDYASAGAAKLAIVDSHSFWVYGYFEETKLPHVRVGDPAEVRLMSGGTLQGHVESISRGIYDRDNPQSHELLADVNPTFNWVRLAQRVPVRVKIDSVPADVMLAAGTTCTVIVRPGSGVASGSASVPVSGSNNAS; encoded by the coding sequence ATGACCATCCGAAATCTTGTGGGCTTCATCGCGACAGCCGTCATTTTCATCGTCGCGATCCTGATTGGGCGCGTGCTGTGGGTCCATTACATGGACGAACCGTGGACCCGCGACGGCCGCGTGCGCGCCGAGATTGTCAACGTCGCGCCGGACGTGTCGGGCGCGATCGTCGCTCTGCCGGTCAAGGACAACCAGTTCGTGAAAAGGGGCGATCTGCTGATGCAGATCGATCCGTCGCACTACCAGATCGCGGTCGAGCAGGCGCAGGCTGCCGTTGCCGCGCGCAAGGCCGAGTTGCAGATGAAGCGCGACGACGCGCAACGTCGTGCCGATATGGATTCGCAGGTGGTGTCGAAGGAAAGCCGCGAAAACGCGACGCATACCGCGTCCGCCGCCGATGCCGCCTATCAGCAGGCGCTCGCCGCGCTCGATGCCGCGAAGCTGAACTTGGCGCGCACGCGCGTCGTGTCGCCGGTCGACGGCTATGTGACGAACCTCTCGGTGTTCCGCGGCGACTATGCGAGCGCCGGCGCCGCGAAGCTCGCGATCGTCGACAGTCACTCGTTCTGGGTGTATGGCTACTTCGAGGAAACCAAGCTGCCGCACGTGCGCGTCGGCGACCCGGCCGAAGTGCGCCTGATGAGCGGCGGCACGCTGCAGGGCCATGTGGAAAGCATCTCGCGCGGCATCTACGATCGCGACAATCCGCAAAGCCACGAGCTGCTCGCGGACGTGAATCCGACCTTCAACTGGGTGCGCCTCGCGCAGCGCGTGCCGGTGCGCGTGAAGATCGACTCGGTGCCCGCCGACGTGATGTTGGCGGCGGGCACGACCTGCACGGTGATCGTGCGGCCGGGGTCCGGGGTTGCGTCGGGCTCCGCGTCGGTGCCGGTGTCCGGATCGAACAACGCGAGCTGA